One stretch of Roseibium sp. HPY-6 DNA includes these proteins:
- a CDS encoding LysR family transcriptional regulator → MENWNEIRTAYELLRCGTVSATADVLSIHRATVIRHIDSLEAMLGEKLFIRSAKGYVATEIGADLLNVAAEADDRFRQFATRARSGEAGLKGDIILTADGPLLLFLLPTIREFQKSHPQITVRFIAERRVLRLDYGEAHVAIRLGKEPDEPDNVVQPFKTIQFGLYCSQTYVENHGEVVKKDLFAANRWALADNEDYLPDFYAWVRNQVPEENVAFLSNDPIGVFHAIEAGVGLGFLPRERAARQPRLKQITRSDPAWCLKLWLVTHVDRHRSAKVQTFLEFLKEHPVESVDY, encoded by the coding sequence ATGGAAAACTGGAACGAAATTCGCACTGCGTACGAACTCCTCAGATGTGGGACCGTCAGTGCAACGGCAGATGTCTTAAGCATTCACAGGGCAACGGTAATCCGCCACATTGACAGTCTGGAAGCCATGCTCGGTGAGAAACTCTTTATCAGAAGCGCGAAGGGATATGTGGCAACGGAAATCGGCGCGGATCTTCTGAATGTCGCTGCTGAAGCCGATGACCGGTTCAGGCAGTTCGCTACGCGCGCCAGGTCCGGCGAGGCGGGGCTGAAGGGCGACATTATCCTGACGGCGGACGGCCCCCTTCTGTTGTTTTTGTTGCCGACGATCCGGGAGTTTCAGAAGAGCCACCCGCAGATCACGGTCAGGTTCATTGCAGAGCGCCGTGTCTTGCGGCTTGACTATGGTGAGGCGCATGTGGCCATCCGGCTTGGCAAGGAACCCGACGAGCCTGACAATGTGGTTCAACCTTTCAAGACAATTCAGTTCGGCCTTTATTGCAGCCAGACCTATGTTGAGAACCACGGCGAGGTGGTGAAGAAAGATCTTTTTGCCGCAAACAGATGGGCGCTTGCGGATAATGAAGACTATCTTCCGGATTTTTATGCATGGGTACGCAATCAGGTGCCGGAGGAAAATGTTGCTTTTCTTAGCAACGACCCGATCGGCGTGTTTCATGCTATCGAGGCGGGTGTCGGACTGGGGTTCCTGCCACGCGAGCGAGCGGCACGTCAGCCGCGTCTGAAACAGATCACACGGTCGGATCCAGCCTGGTGCCTGAAACTCTGGCTCGTGACGCATGTCGACCGGCACAGAAGTGCCAAGGTCCAGACCTTCCTTGAGTTTCTAAAAGAGCATCCCGTCGAATCCGTAGACTATTAA
- a CDS encoding alpha/beta fold hydrolase: protein MIFIHGYNVSYVSGIYRQAQLIHDFNQPVVGIHYSWPSAGKTSAYLYDRDSVQFARDGLQRTIELAARSNARTVAVVAHSMGTLLTMEAVRQLALSNRKTTLKRISPLVLASPDIDGDVFRSQISVINPKPSPFVVLASRKDKALKISRDLRGGTSRIGQGGDIEALQALGVTVLDLSEITDGQDGASHATFANSPTLIGLIQSGAISPATLPENKEAFARRVGDGVADMLFLGN, encoded by the coding sequence ATGATCTTCATCCATGGCTACAATGTTTCCTATGTTTCCGGCATCTACCGGCAGGCGCAACTGATACACGATTTTAACCAGCCGGTTGTCGGTATTCACTATTCCTGGCCGTCTGCCGGCAAAACAAGCGCCTATCTCTATGACCGCGACAGCGTCCAGTTCGCCCGCGACGGGCTTCAAAGAACAATCGAACTTGCCGCAAGAAGCAATGCCCGTACCGTGGCCGTTGTGGCGCATTCCATGGGCACATTGCTCACCATGGAGGCGGTCCGGCAGCTGGCCTTGTCGAACAGAAAAACAACTCTGAAAAGAATTAGCCCGCTGGTTCTTGCATCGCCCGATATCGACGGCGATGTTTTCAGATCACAGATCTCCGTTATCAATCCCAAACCCTCGCCGTTCGTTGTTCTGGCATCGCGCAAGGACAAGGCGTTGAAGATTTCGCGCGACTTGCGAGGGGGGACATCCCGCATCGGTCAGGGAGGTGATATTGAAGCTTTGCAGGCGCTTGGCGTCACTGTTTTGGACCTGTCGGAAATTACGGACGGTCAGGACGGGGCTTCACATGCAACCTTTGCAAACTCGCCGACCCTCATAGGGCTGATACAGTCCGGGGCGATTTCACCTGCCACTCTCCCTGAAAACAAAGAGGCCTTTGCCCGGCGTGTCGGGGATGGTGTTGCCGACATGCTGTTCCTGGGAAACTAA
- a CDS encoding PAS-domain containing protein, with translation MLRTLEEGSDNRDAGGKDSTSELSMLREAAAALQEGFALFDADFQFRMCNEKFLGLAFPERAQFPQPGTAAGDIFFSTFSDGCFVFSNDTDIRALSATVTDTLREGINKVSLQRRDGRHVTLTCNRTETGGYLVSALDVTRERKSEPSEREIANARLRDAVAALNEGFVVYDQNKRLLYANRRYAEMLGPHKDSLTPGAPMQAIVGEAIASGQITITRGPKGGLAGLFQALEEQQSVKLEVAVADNTQREITVTRLNDGGIVATVLDITEQRTTQARARQLLSDAIEGVDFGIALVGDDERLVFANKKFREIGDPDKNLLIAGRPMREIHADAIRTGLFPLPPGMAAETLLDELDKTIRHAQKGFPIPNNHGSTLVGNVYETGLQGRLLTIEDATGQARAERLFTDAVARLPVGVAIEGPDGQFTHCNDAFAAPFNLTAKEILELSDFERIAILAPQIATIKGKPVGDAAADAFRKAVNLQRATLMPMEVNFKDGRHYIVERAVTGDDGRVVVVTDTTELKKAETRSLEVLNDAIESLDEGLALFDADLNFVMGNRKYFDLYFSEEPPPNGNENLVSIMDRLFDAGVLLVPDDTNKRDYMEHLKGLVGAFTKNETIKLGDGTILLASAHQTEMDCFLLSFTDITEQRRAEEEQREADLLLRTIVEACPANFLVSRVEDGKIIYCPPASRERFGSITSTLSFFLHPDDRVRYLNALLPTGSLDDYRVQFRRADGSIMQGLTAARVTDYKGEDVIVSSTRDISDQLAMQEELEKQREIAHQNEKLSALGELLAGVAHELNNPLSIIVGYAQMLEGKLDDPVLSKRVDRIAQAADRSARIVKTFLAMARQKPAKVEQVSLNEIITDAQEIAGYGLRANGTTVRSELDETLPLVTGDGDQLVQVFTNLIVNAEHALAPKGEDGTLLLRSFYDSENDQSVIEIRDNGPGIPEDLQARIFEPFFTTKDVGEGTGVGLAFSHRIIDTHGGVLEVVSYPDQGTSFFVRLQSVEADKMVDTASGNFAENSAKRRALIIDDEPSVGELIGDLLMEMGCETTLCGDAREALNRLSESTFDMIISDFKMPGMNGEEFYNALLQKMPHYADRVGYVTGDSMGKAVTRFLSQSGRPYIEKPISSTELDELVRRLDPGEKRS, from the coding sequence ATGCTCAGAACGCTCGAGGAAGGGTCGGACAACCGCGACGCCGGTGGAAAGGACAGCACATCCGAATTGTCGATGCTGCGGGAAGCAGCGGCGGCTTTGCAGGAAGGCTTTGCCCTTTTTGACGCGGATTTTCAGTTCCGGATGTGCAATGAGAAATTTCTGGGCCTCGCTTTTCCAGAGAGGGCACAATTTCCGCAGCCCGGTACAGCAGCCGGCGACATTTTTTTCAGCACTTTTTCCGACGGTTGCTTTGTCTTCTCGAACGACACCGACATCCGCGCTTTGAGTGCGACCGTCACTGACACGCTGCGTGAAGGCATCAACAAGGTATCGCTTCAACGGCGCGATGGTCGTCATGTCACATTGACTTGCAACCGGACGGAAACCGGTGGCTATCTTGTGTCCGCTCTGGACGTGACAAGGGAACGCAAGTCAGAACCAAGCGAGAGAGAGATTGCAAATGCGCGTTTGCGCGACGCTGTTGCAGCCTTGAACGAAGGTTTTGTCGTTTACGACCAGAACAAACGCCTGCTTTATGCCAACAGGCGTTACGCTGAAATGTTGGGACCGCACAAAGACAGCCTCACGCCCGGTGCTCCCATGCAGGCAATCGTTGGCGAAGCGATTGCAAGCGGGCAGATTACCATCACGCGCGGACCCAAAGGCGGACTGGCCGGGCTCTTCCAGGCTTTGGAAGAGCAACAAAGCGTCAAACTGGAAGTGGCCGTTGCGGACAACACGCAGCGCGAAATCACGGTCACCAGACTGAACGATGGCGGCATCGTTGCCACCGTCCTCGACATTACGGAACAACGGACGACCCAGGCCCGTGCAAGGCAATTGCTCAGTGACGCCATCGAAGGCGTCGATTTCGGAATAGCGCTCGTTGGCGACGATGAGAGACTGGTATTTGCGAACAAAAAATTCCGCGAAATCGGTGACCCGGACAAGAACCTGCTGATCGCGGGGCGCCCGATGCGCGAAATCCACGCCGACGCCATCCGGACAGGACTGTTTCCACTCCCTCCCGGGATGGCAGCCGAAACGCTTCTCGACGAACTGGACAAGACAATCCGGCACGCACAGAAGGGCTTTCCAATTCCGAACAACCACGGCAGCACGCTCGTGGGAAACGTTTATGAAACGGGCCTGCAAGGCCGGCTCCTGACGATTGAGGACGCGACGGGTCAAGCCAGGGCCGAACGCCTGTTTACCGATGCCGTTGCGCGTTTGCCGGTTGGTGTTGCGATCGAAGGACCCGATGGCCAGTTCACCCATTGCAACGATGCCTTTGCAGCTCCGTTTAATCTCACGGCAAAAGAAATTCTGGAACTGTCCGATTTTGAGCGCATCGCAATCCTGGCACCGCAGATCGCAACCATAAAAGGCAAACCGGTCGGTGATGCCGCTGCCGACGCCTTCCGAAAGGCCGTAAACCTGCAGCGCGCGACACTGATGCCCATGGAAGTCAACTTCAAGGATGGCCGTCACTATATTGTAGAACGCGCGGTGACCGGCGATGATGGCAGGGTCGTGGTCGTAACAGATACGACTGAGTTGAAAAAGGCTGAAACGCGAAGCCTGGAAGTTCTGAACGACGCCATTGAATCGCTGGACGAAGGACTGGCGCTTTTTGACGCCGATCTGAATTTCGTGATGGGCAACCGCAAGTATTTCGATCTCTACTTCAGCGAAGAACCGCCCCCCAACGGAAACGAAAACCTCGTGTCGATAATGGACCGCCTGTTTGATGCCGGCGTGCTGCTCGTGCCGGATGATACCAACAAGCGGGACTACATGGAGCATCTGAAGGGTCTTGTTGGCGCCTTTACGAAAAATGAAACGATCAAGCTCGGCGACGGGACGATCTTGCTGGCCTCCGCCCACCAGACCGAAATGGACTGCTTTTTGCTTTCCTTTACGGACATCACAGAGCAGCGGAGAGCCGAAGAAGAGCAGCGCGAAGCCGATCTTTTGCTGCGAACGATCGTGGAGGCTTGCCCTGCGAACTTCCTGGTCTCACGGGTCGAAGACGGTAAAATCATCTATTGTCCGCCGGCATCTCGAGAGCGCTTTGGTTCGATAACGTCGACGCTCAGCTTCTTTCTGCATCCGGATGACAGAGTAAGGTACCTCAACGCATTGTTGCCGACCGGATCGCTCGACGACTACCGTGTTCAGTTCCGCCGCGCAGACGGTTCCATCATGCAGGGCCTGACCGCTGCCAGGGTAACGGATTACAAGGGCGAGGACGTGATCGTTTCGTCGACCCGGGATATCTCCGACCAGCTTGCCATGCAGGAAGAACTTGAGAAACAACGCGAAATTGCACACCAGAACGAGAAGCTTTCCGCCCTCGGAGAACTACTGGCCGGTGTTGCACACGAGCTCAACAATCCCCTTTCCATCATCGTCGGATACGCCCAGATGCTCGAGGGGAAACTCGATGACCCCGTTTTATCGAAGCGTGTCGACCGCATCGCGCAGGCTGCCGACCGGAGCGCTCGCATCGTCAAGACCTTCCTGGCGATGGCGCGGCAGAAACCGGCAAAGGTTGAGCAAGTGTCGCTCAACGAAATTATCACTGACGCACAGGAAATCGCCGGCTACGGCCTCAGGGCGAACGGGACCACCGTGCGCTCAGAGCTCGATGAAACACTTCCCCTTGTCACAGGTGACGGAGATCAGTTGGTCCAGGTCTTCACCAACCTGATTGTAAATGCGGAACACGCCTTGGCGCCGAAAGGCGAAGACGGCACGCTTTTGCTGCGATCATTTTACGATAGTGAAAACGACCAGTCGGTCATCGAGATCCGCGACAATGGTCCCGGAATACCTGAAGACCTGCAGGCACGCATTTTCGAACCCTTTTTCACGACCAAGGATGTCGGTGAGGGAACCGGCGTCGGGCTCGCCTTCAGTCACCGCATTATCGACACGCACGGTGGTGTTCTCGAAGTGGTTTCCTACCCGGATCAGGGAACGAGCTTCTTTGTTCGCCTACAATCGGTTGAAGCTGACAAAATGGTCGATACAGCATCTGGAAATTTTGCTGAAAACAGCGCGAAACGGAGAGCTCTGATCATTGACGACGAACCGAGTGTCGGCGAACTGATCGGTGATCTCCTGATGGAAATGGGCTGCGAGACAACCCTTTGCGGAGATGCGAGAGAAGCGCTCAACCGCCTTTCCGAAAGTACATTCGACATGATCATCAGCGACTTCAAAATGCCCGGCATGAATGGTGAGGAGTTTTACAACGCCTTGCTCCAGAAGATGCCGCACTATGCGGATCGAGTTGGCTACGTAACAGGCGATTCCATGGGAAAAGCCGTCACGCGCTTCTTGTCGCAAAGCGGACGCCCATACATTGAAAAACCGATTTCCAGCACAGAGCTGGACGAGCTGGTCAGGCGGCTTGATCCCGGAGAAAAACGGTCATGA
- a CDS encoding response regulator gives MNAMQDNRLILVCDDEPHLREMVAEYLSERGYAVIEAASASDMKTSLETNTPDLIVLDVNMPGTDGLTALRELRATSEIPVIMLTAASEVIDRVIGLEMGADDYVGKPVDLRELEARIKATLRRQNVVNTEIEQKEKMGGTVAFGICRLDLDGARLFGKGGDEIPLTAMEFSLLKVFAENRGRVLNRDQLLEQAHDKGWEPFDRSIDLRISRLRRKIEINPTKPETIRTVRGIGYVFD, from the coding sequence ATGAATGCAATGCAGGACAACAGACTTATTCTTGTGTGTGATGATGAACCGCACCTTAGAGAAATGGTTGCCGAGTATCTGAGCGAGCGCGGCTATGCCGTGATTGAAGCTGCCAGTGCCTCCGACATGAAAACCAGCCTTGAGACAAACACACCCGACCTGATCGTTTTGGACGTGAATATGCCGGGAACAGATGGTTTGACCGCGCTTCGTGAACTGCGCGCAACCTCTGAAATCCCGGTCATCATGCTTACAGCTGCGAGTGAAGTGATTGATCGGGTGATCGGTCTTGAAATGGGCGCTGACGATTACGTCGGCAAACCCGTCGACCTGCGCGAACTCGAAGCCCGCATCAAAGCGACCCTTCGCCGTCAGAACGTGGTGAACACCGAGATTGAGCAAAAGGAAAAAATGGGCGGTACGGTTGCGTTCGGTATTTGCCGGCTTGATCTCGACGGAGCAAGACTTTTTGGAAAAGGCGGCGATGAAATCCCGCTTACCGCCATGGAGTTTAGCCTGCTCAAAGTCTTTGCGGAAAATCGTGGGCGTGTGCTCAACCGCGATCAGCTTCTGGAACAGGCCCACGACAAGGGCTGGGAACCTTTCGACCGCTCCATTGATTTGAGAATCTCGCGCCTGAGACGAAAAATCGAGATCAATCCGACAAAACCCGAAACGATCCGGACCGTGCGCGGCATCGGGTATGTCTTCGACTAA
- a CDS encoding transglutaminase-like cysteine peptidase: MEFKRAAEIAHHIPQTILETGREPVIKASLQADGGQEFIRRSDTVLARRWAMTRARLDAEAMWLNSCTRGACRDPRAAIWSKVVAHVKSVRSAQQPALVQKLFSGSIRYVRDSEADDHWANPLSTLLQGAGDCEDHVLLKRAVLISAGYRAADMKLLILQTASGTGHMALEVETGQTLILDNRYRYPMSERGMQGDTLAAVATVRGFYLAR, encoded by the coding sequence ATGGAGTTCAAGCGCGCCGCTGAAATTGCACATCACATACCTCAAACGATTTTGGAAACCGGTCGGGAGCCGGTGATCAAAGCCTCTCTTCAGGCTGATGGCGGACAGGAATTCATACGCAGATCAGACACAGTGCTCGCGCGGCGCTGGGCAATGACCAGAGCGCGACTTGACGCTGAGGCTATGTGGCTGAATTCCTGTACGAGGGGTGCTTGCCGTGATCCGCGCGCGGCAATCTGGTCGAAAGTCGTTGCGCATGTTAAATCCGTGCGCTCTGCCCAACAGCCCGCTCTGGTTCAAAAACTGTTTTCCGGCAGCATCCGCTATGTGCGCGACAGCGAGGCCGATGATCACTGGGCCAATCCCTTGTCGACGCTTCTCCAGGGAGCCGGCGATTGTGAAGATCACGTCCTTTTAAAACGCGCGGTTCTGATTTCAGCCGGGTACCGCGCGGCGGACATGAAGCTTCTCATCCTTCAAACGGCGTCAGGTACGGGTCACATGGCCTTAGAGGTCGAAACCGGGCAAACGCTGATCCTGGACAACCGATATCGTTATCCGATGTCGGAACGCGGTATGCAAGGCGACACCCTTGCAGCGGTCGCAACGGTTCGGGGGTTCTATCTCGCCAGGTGA
- a CDS encoding HlyD family type I secretion periplasmic adaptor subunit, with product MPRLDENFANDVRAALEQRSNAGIWGILCAALFLLGALVVWAYFAKIEEVTTGDGRVIPSSQIQVVESLEGGLVAEMYVREGDVVEAGQALVRIDDTGFAASLGELQQQRRALVMRARRLDAEAQGRPLELQDGADEQASARELALFEAREAALKQELSVIEQQLSQRQLEKVELETRLVSVQLSADLLNEELQSARELSAAGAYPKMDLLRLEREAQGGKLEVELLNASIPRSEAAITEASARLESAVLGFRAQAHEDLTQTLNELTVLDETIKSATDKVQRTVLRAPVRGIINKFSVATIGAVVSPGESISEIVPLDDTLLIEAQIRPQDVAFLFPGQTARVRVTAYDYTVYGDLPGVVERIGADTITNEDGNTFYRVVLRTDRNWLGAESNRLPIIPGMVVSASILTGNKTVLDYLLKPIIKARSEALRER from the coding sequence GTGCCCCGGCTTGACGAAAACTTCGCAAATGATGTGAGGGCGGCACTCGAACAACGCAGCAATGCCGGGATCTGGGGCATCTTGTGCGCAGCACTTTTCTTGCTCGGCGCGCTTGTGGTCTGGGCTTACTTTGCCAAAATCGAAGAAGTCACGACCGGCGACGGACGCGTCATTCCGTCAAGTCAGATCCAGGTCGTGGAATCCCTAGAAGGCGGGCTTGTTGCGGAAATGTATGTCCGCGAAGGAGATGTCGTCGAGGCCGGCCAGGCGCTGGTCAGGATAGACGACACAGGTTTTGCCGCCAGTCTGGGAGAGCTTCAGCAGCAACGACGCGCTCTGGTCATGCGGGCGCGGCGCCTCGATGCCGAGGCCCAGGGAAGGCCACTCGAGTTGCAGGACGGCGCGGATGAACAGGCGTCGGCGCGTGAATTGGCCTTGTTCGAAGCCCGTGAAGCGGCGCTCAAACAAGAACTTTCGGTTATCGAGCAGCAGCTGTCTCAAAGACAGCTTGAGAAAGTCGAACTTGAGACGCGGCTTGTCAGCGTTCAGTTGTCTGCCGACCTTTTGAACGAAGAGCTGCAAAGTGCGCGGGAATTGTCGGCTGCCGGTGCCTATCCCAAGATGGATCTTTTGCGGCTTGAGCGGGAAGCACAGGGAGGCAAGCTCGAGGTAGAACTTCTGAACGCATCCATTCCGCGCTCTGAAGCAGCCATTACAGAAGCGTCGGCACGTCTGGAAAGCGCGGTTCTGGGCTTCCGTGCGCAAGCGCACGAGGATCTGACGCAGACGTTGAACGAGCTGACGGTTCTCGATGAAACCATCAAATCAGCGACAGACAAGGTGCAGCGAACTGTGTTGAGGGCTCCGGTTCGCGGCATCATCAACAAGTTTTCTGTTGCAACCATCGGTGCGGTCGTGTCACCCGGCGAAAGCATTTCGGAAATCGTTCCGCTCGACGATACCCTGTTGATTGAAGCACAAATCCGCCCGCAGGATGTCGCTTTCCTGTTCCCGGGGCAGACTGCCCGAGTCCGGGTGACGGCGTATGACTACACGGTTTATGGGGATCTGCCGGGCGTGGTGGAGCGCATCGGTGCGGATACGATCACAAATGAAGACGGAAACACCTTTTACAGGGTTGTCTTGCGAACAGACCGAAATTGGCTCGGTGCGGAAAGCAACCGTTTACCAATAATACCGGGAATGGTCGTGAGTGCATCCATATTAACCGGCAATAAAACGGTGCTCGACTATCTGTTGAAGCCAATAATCAAGGCGCGCTCGGAAGCTCTAAGAGAAAGATAA